The DNA window GAATTTACGTATAGATTCTTCTTCAGCTTCACAGCATGGACGGGATGCCATCCTCTATCTCCAGACACAAGTAGCTGAAATGTCCCGAGTGATACGTGATCTGCAGTCCAGGAGCTGTTTTAGATTTCATCATTCTAGGCCAAGTGAGAACTCCTCAGTTCCTTGGGACATCTCCACCTCTAAAGAGGAAAATTTATCCACAGTTGAAGAAGAAACTGATTACAAATCACCATCAGCTGATGACAAAGGGCAGCCATCTGACCCCAGCCAATCTAGTTTCACAGGTCTTTTGAAGAGAATGGAACAAAGAGGTGTTATAAAAAGGGTGACATTACAATCTGAAGCGGAGTCATGTGAAGGGAAACCTGATTGTGTGACTTCTAAAAAACGTTTGGTTCCTCCATTGCATCCTCTTCTGAGAATTGCCACCACTGAGGTTTTTAAAGACCCTGCTGATTGCCATCCTTCTTCCTTCATGGGACACAGGGTATATCCTGTGGCCAAGGACACCTCTCCTTTCCAACCAAACCCACCAGCTGAAGGCCCCATTGTAGAAGCATTAGAACACAGCAAAAGAGGAAACACAACATCCCCTCTAGATTCTACCTCAAAAGAAATGGAGGTCATGGGTTGTAGGTTTTACCACGCTGCCTCCATTGCAGCCCGAGCTGCTAGCTACATGGCCTATATGACTCAATATCAGCGTAAACTCTGGGAAGACATGGAAGATCTGGTTCATGACCCAGAATTTGATCGTGGAAAAGCAAGATGCATAATATCTGATGGTATGGATGCAGGCCTTTGGCAACTTTGTACTACTAGGGACATAATGGACTCTGTAGTCAGAGTTATGGCCATGGCCATAGACTATAGACGGCAGGCCTGGCTTCGACTTACATCTCTCACTAAGAAAACCCAGGAGAAGATCTCCCACTTGCCCTTTGATGGTACTTCCCTTTTTGGACAAGATGTGAAAGCTGTTGTTGCAGAAGAcaacaatataaaagaaaatgactaTAAAGATCACAAATACTATAATCAGCATCGATACTTTTATAGTCATGATCAGAAAGCACATTATCACAATAGAGGATACTCCAAAGGGGATTGGTACAAACCTCGAAACCACCCCTATAGATATAGAAAGAAGGGAGACTCTCCAGAACGCCATGGGTACAAGAATTAATAACCTGTTTAATGTTCAGCAGAGTAGTCATTCAAGATCCTAACTATTTTACTTGTTCCTCCTTGTACAAATAGGATCTACAGGTAGGAGATCATCTCAAAAACTGGATGCATGTCTGGAATGATCACAGCTGACATTTGAATTCTAGACTTT is part of the Homo sapiens chromosome 6, GRCh38.p14 Primary Assembly genome and encodes:
- the ZNF451 gene encoding E3 SUMO-protein ligase ZNF451 isoform X5, producing MGDPGSEEGPLRPVLEYIDLVSSDDEEPSTSYTDRMPESKVPSSENHRPEMCSSCNVPLPIGDSSSFSGSCSSSPERIVSQTSSVENPLENQKNDQNNSDTKISETETLKSSQNFQTLPSSPLLVPQESLASSEVKENLRIDSSSASQHGRDAILYLQTQVAEMSRVIRDLQSRSCFRFHHSRPSENSSVPWDISTSKEENLSTVEEETDYKSPSADDKGQPSDPSQSSFTGLLKRMEQRGVIKRVTLQSEAESCEGKPDCVTSKKRLVPPLHPLLRIATTEVFKDPADCHPSSFMGHRVYPVAKDTSPFQPNPPAEGPIVEALEHSKRGNTTSPLDSTSKEMEVMGCRFYHAASIAARAASYMAYMTQYQRKLWEDMEDLVHDPEFDRGKARCIISDGMDAGLWQLCTTRDIMDSVVRVMAMAIDYRRQAWLRLTSLTKKTQEKISHLPFDGTSLFGQDVKAVVAEDNNIKENDYKDHKYYNQHRYFYSHDQKAHYHNRGYSKGDWYKPRNHPYRYRKKGDSPERHGYKN
- the ZNF451 gene encoding E3 SUMO-protein ligase ZNF451 isoform 3 (isoform 3 is encoded by transcript variant 3) yields the protein MGDPGSEIIESVPPAGPEASESTTDENEDDIQFVSEGPLRPVLEYIDLVSSDDEEPSTSYTDRMPESKVPSSENHRPEMCSSCNVPLPIGDSSSFSGSCSSSPERIVSQTSSVENPLENQKNDQNNSDTKISETETLKSSQNFQTLPSSPLLVPQESLASSEVKENLRIDSSSASQHGRDAILYLQTQVAEMSRVIRDLQSRSCFRFHHSRPSENSSVPWDISTSKEENLSTVEEETDYKSPSADDKGQPSDPSQSSFTGLLKRMEQRGVIKRVTLQSEAESCEGKPDCVTSKKRLVPPLHPLLRIATTEVFKDPADCHPSSFMGHRVYPVAKDTSPFQPNPPAEGPIVEALEHSKRGNTTSPLDSTSKEMEVMGCRFYHAASIAARAASYMAYMTQYQRKLWEDMEDLVHDPEFDRGKARCIISDGMDAGLWQLCTTRDIMDSVVRVMAMAIDYRRQAWLRLTSLTKKTQEKISHLPFDGTSLFGQDVKAVVAEDNNIKENDYKDHKYYNQHRYFYSHDQKAHYHNRGYSKGDWYKPRNHPYRYRKKGDSPERHGYKN